Within Pelotomaculum schinkii, the genomic segment GGAATAAACTCACCTTGTGCGCGACCTATGACTCAATAAGCTCATATTCGTCCACAACAATTCTATTCGACCTCCGGGGTAGTACCATATGCCTGATGCAGCGCAGCTATTCCCGGGTAAGTTGTCCACACCGCCGGCGGCGCCGCGTATTATGAAAACACCACACCTGCATTTGAGCAACAGTGCAGCGGCCTGGTTACCTGACAAGTTCGTCAACACAGTCGATGATATCCTCCAGAGCGCGGGTTTTGCCCATCTTTCTGCTGGCTTCAGCCATGGCCGCCAGTTTGCCCCTGTCCTCCAGGAGCCCGGCGATCCTAGTGCAAAGCAAGTCCCCGCTCACTTTGCGATCCAAAAACATAAGCGCGGCTCCCTCTTTTTCAAGGGCCAGGGCGTTATGTTCCTGGTGATTTTCAGCCGCAAAAGGATAGGGGACCAGGATCGAAGGAATACCCAGGGCAGTAATTTCCGCACAGGTGGCAGCGCCTGCCCTGCTGATAACCAGGCCTGCCGCCGCCAGAGCATCCTGCATGCTGTAGAGGTAAGATATAATGGTAACATTCCCAGTTTTAGCCAGGTCTATACCTTTAGCGGCGCAGTCCTCCAGGAACTCCTCGTATCCCGCGCTCCCGGTTACGTGCAGGATGCTTAGCCGCGGATCTCCACCGAACTGTTTGATTACATCAACCATAGCTTTATTGAGAGTGCGGGCGCCGCGACTGCCGCCAAAGGAGAAGAGCAGAAAACGATCGGCGCCGATGCCCAACTTCTTCAGGCCTTCCGGCCTGGTTGCGCGCAATATTTCCGGTCGAACAGGCAGGCCGGTAAGAATCACCTTATGAGACCGGGGAAAATATTTAACAGATTCTTTAAAGGTAACCGCCACCCGGTCCACAAACCTGGCCAGGATACGGTTGGTTACCCCGGGCAGCGCGTTTTGCTCGTGAATTAAAGTCGGTATTCTACTTAAGGCAGCTGCCAGGACCACCGGCCCGCAGACATAGCCGCCGGTACCGATTACCACATCCGGCTTCCAGTTGCGCAAGGTCCTGGCCGCCTGCCAGAAACCGAGCCCGGTCCGCCATAACACCAGAAAATTCCGCATTGAGAGTTTCCGCTCCAGCCCGGCCCCCGCCAAACCTTTAAAAGGAAGCCCCTCCTTGGGAACGATATCCGCCTCCATGCCCTGGTTATTTCCGACATAGAGGATTTCCGCCTCCGGATGTCTTTCTTTAAGCCCCCGGGCAATAGCCAGGGCGGGGTAGATATGACCGCCGGTGCCCCCGCCCGCAACAACAATTCGCAATGTTTTCACCACCCGCGCCGTCATCTTGCCCTGCTGAACTTGGAAATATTAAGAAGAATGCCCACCCCTGTCATGGTGAACAGCAGGGAGGTGCCGCCAGAACTGATAAAGGGAAGGGGGATACCGGTAACAGGCAGTGACCCGGTTACCACTCCTATATTAATGATGGCCTGGACTCCCACCCAGGCAGTAATACCGGTTGCCAGCAAACAGGCAAAAGGGTCCTGGGAAGTCACTGCAATTTTCAAGCCTCTCCATACAAACAAAGTAAATAGTATGATTACCAGGGCAGCTCCGATAAAGCCAAGTTCTTCAGCGGTGATGGCAAAGATAAAGTCGGTGTGGTTCTCGGGCAGGTAGAGAAACTTCTGTTTGCTCTGGCCCAGGCCCAGTCCGAACAGGCCTCCGGAGCCGATGGCATAGAGCCCCTGAATAATATGGAAGCCGTCGCCCTGGGGGTCCGCCCAGGGATCCAAAAAGGCCAGAAAGCGCTTCAACCGGTAGGGCTCCATAATAATCAACAAGCCAACGGCGGCAAGGCCGGCCAGCCCGATGCCGCCCAGGTGAGACATTCTGGCGCCGGCGGCAAAAATCATGACAAATACAATACCGCCCAGTGAAATGGTGGTACCCAGATCGGGCTGCAGCATGATCAGGATTGCTGCCAGCCCCAAAACACACATGTAAGGCAGGACCCCTTTGCTGAACTGCTTGACCCGTTCCTTTTGTCGTGACAAGCCATAGGCCGTGAAGAGGATGACGCTGAGCTTGACCAGTTCGGCCGGGGCAAAAGGCAGCGGTCCTATACCAATCCAGCGGCGGGAACCGTTAACCTCGCGGCCAATCCCGGGGACCAGGACCAGAGCCAGCATGATAAAGGAGACGACCATAAAAGGGATCACGTACTGCTTGAGCCGTTGGTAGTCATAATTTGACATGATATACATGGCGGTCAAGCCCAGCAAGGCCCATAACAATTGCCGCTTAAAGAAATAAAAGCTGTCATTATAATAAATCAGGGTACTGTACTCGCTGGCGCTAAAAACCATAATAACACCAAGGCTCACCAGACTCAATACCGTTAAAAAAAGAAGAAAATCCGCCGAACTTTTTTTAGGCCGCATGCTTCCTTAAGCCCCCTTCCCCTTTTCGTTTCCGCTCAGGTCCCAAATATTACCTATTTAAAACCCAATACGACCTCCTTGAACAGGTCCCCTCTTTCTTCAAAGCTCTTAAACATATCCCAGCTGGCACAGGCCGGCGATAAAAGAACAATCTCGCCGGGCCTGGCTGCCTGGTGGGCCAGGACCACAGCATCCTTAAAGTCATTCGCATAGAGAATGTTGTCAAAACCCCTGGCTCTGGCAGCATCAGCGATAGCCCCCGCGCTTTGCCCCAGTACCACCAGCACTCTGGCCCGTTCCTTGACTTTTTCAGCGAAGCTGCCGAAATCGCTGCCTTTGTTTTTCCCCCCCGCAATCAGCACGATCTTTTCCGGGTAGGCTTCAAGCGCCTTGATCGAGGCATCGGGATTGGTACCTTTGGAGTCATTAATGTAACGTACCCCATTGATGTCGGCAACGAATTCCAGGCGGTGGGCAACTCCCTTAAACGTTTTCAAAGTATGTGCCAGGGAAGTGGTCGCCACCCCCAGAGACTTGGCCGCGGCAACCGCCGCCAGGGCGTTTTCAAGGTTATGAGCGCCGGGGATGCCAAGTTCATCCTGCCCGCAGATATACTCCTCGACCTCGCCAAGCCTGGCTGTGATTCGACCTTCTTTTACGTAAACACCCTCCGGAACCGCTGTGCGCCGGCTGAAAAAGATCACCCGGGCGCGGGTACTGCCGGCCAGGGCCGCCGTTCGCGGGTCATCGTAATTTAATACTGTAAAGTCGCCCGCTTCCTGGTTCGCAAATATTTTGGCTTTGGCGTCCACGTACCCTTCCATCGTTATGTGGCGGTCAAGGTGGTCGGGGGTGATGTTAAGAACCAGCGCCACCTTAGGCTTAAAAGTATTTGTAGTTTCCAGCTGGAAGCTTGATACTTCAGCCACGATCATATCCTTCGGACCGTAACGCTCCACCTCCGTAACCAGGGGCGTACCGATATTCCCCCCCACCAGTGTGTTTTTGCCTGCATTTCTAAAGATTTCACCGAGCAAGGTGGTAGTGGTCGTTTTGCCGTTTGTTCCTGTAACAGCAACCAGCGGCGCACTGCTGAAACGGTAAGCCAGTTCCAGTTCTCCGGTCAACTCAATGCCATGCTCTAACGCCAACCGGGCAGGCTCTACCGTCAGAGGGACACCTGGACTCATAACCACCAGGTCAAAGCTTTCCCGCTTAACTTCCGGGTATCCTCCCAGGGAAAGATTCACCCCGGCTGCGGCCAGCCGGTTCAGTTCCCCTCCCGGGTAAGCCGGATTAAAAGAATCGGCCAGCACCACTGCGGCGCCTTTATTTGTCAGGAAATGAGCAACCGCAAGACCGCTTTTTCCTGCGCCAACCACCAAAACCCGTTTATCTTTAAGCTCCATTTAATATCGCCTCTCAGATTATATGATAAATGCTGAATTTATTGCTGTTTATAGTAAAGTATTTGCTGATCATTGTTAACTGGTTCTCGAAAAGCCTTATGCGTAGTGGTCTTGGGGTTATCCTCCGCTCGCTTCGCAATTCTCCATTTGTGAAACAAAACATCATGCCAACCGCATCTGCAGACAGCCATCCGGTAGCTACGCGCTATTTAAGCTTTTCTGCAAGCTACGCACGCGCTAAGGAACGCACCCAGGTGCTCCGCTCGCTCCGGAAAACCCCAAGCCCGCAAGTCAAGCCTTTTTGAGCAATACTCTTAGACAGGCGAGACAAATTATGTGAAATATGTCTCCCCATTGTCAAACCCTGGTCTAGGGTGAGCCTAGCCTGTACAACCCGGCCAGTCCAGTTATCCCCAATAGCAGTGTTATCACCCAGAAAGTCAGCACCACTCTGTTTTCACTCCAGCCGCCGAGTTCAAAATGGTGGTGTAGCGGGCTCATCCGGAAAATCCTGCGGCCCGTGGTCTGGAAGGAAATAACCTGGATGATCACTGAGAGTACTTCAACCACAAAAATCCCGCCGATAATCACAAAGAAAAGCTCGCTCCGGGTGACTACCGCCGCAGCGCCCAGCCCCCCGCCCAAAGCCAGGGAACCGGTGTCACCCATGAATACCCTGGCTGGATGGCGGTTGTAGAATAAAAAGCCCAGGCAACCGCCGGACAATGCCGCCATAACTGCCGCCACCCCGTATTTGTCAACCTTTAAGGCAATCAACATCATTGCCGCTGCCGCTAAAAGGCTCGTACCTGCCGCCAGCCCGTCCAGCCCGTCAGTCAAGTTGACTGCATTAGCCGTTCCGACCACAACCAGCAGGGTGAAGGCCAAAAAGGGCCACCAGCCCAGTTCCAACTGGATACCCCCGGACATGAAATAACCTGAAAACGGCAATACCAGGGCCGTACCCCGGTCCCACCAAAAGACAACCCCATAAGCCAGAAGCACTGCCAGGATTATTTGCCCCAGCAGCTTTTCCCTTGCTCTTAAGCCCAGTGACCTCCTCAGTACTATCTTAATATAATCATCAAGAAAACCGATTAGACCATAGCCCAGAGTTATCGCCAACACAACCAGGGCATCGACCCGCTCCGGCGCTATTAGAAGAACCGCGACAAAAATTCCCGCCAGAAAAATAATCCCGCCCATAGTCGGCGTACCTGCTTTTTGCAAGTGCCTGGAAGGCCCGTCCGAGCGGATGTTCTGGCCAAACTTCAGCCTTTTGAGCCAGGGGATCAGCAGCAAGCCCATAGCCAGTGTAACAACCAGGGCGATGGCGAACGCCTTCCCTAAAAATTCCATTGATGCCTCCATGCTTAATTGTCGGTAATAATTGGAGCTCCTGGTCCGGATAAGCTCTGGGAGCGTTCCAAAAGGCGCTGGACAAACCTCTCCATTTTCATGCCTCTGGAACCCTTGACCAGAACCACATCCCCTTCCTGCAGCAGCCCTTCCAGTATTTTCACCGCGCTATCGTAATCCTGGCGCCGGAAAACCTTTTCCGGCGGGAAACCGGCGTCGACCGCTCCCTCTCCAATATGGCCGGCGAGTTCTCCTACAGTTATAAGATAGTCCAGGCCCAGCGCGGCGGCAGTTTCTCCCACCTCACGGTGGCCTCCCCGGGCCCGCGCGCCAAGTTCCAGCATGGACCCCAGCACAGCTACCGTGCGGCGGCCTCCGGCCAAATCCTTCAATACACCCAGGGCCGCCCTGGTTGATGCCGGGCTGGCGTTATAGGCGTCATTGATTATTTTAAGGCTGCCGCCTTCAATGACCTCCAGCCGCATTCCGGTCAGAGTTACTGAAGATAGACCACCGGCAATCTCCTCCACTGTAAGGCCCATTTCCAGGCCTACGCCAATTGCGGCCAGCGCGTTCATTACATTATGCCGGCCGGGCAGCGGCAGGTAAAACTCCCGGGTCTGACCGCCAATAACGGCGTTAAAACGGCTTCCCGTACCTTCGGCCCTAATATTTTCGCCTCTGATCTCAGCAGGTTGGTCAATCCCATAATAAATCACCTTGCCCCGGCACCGGCCCGCTTCCCGTTGAATAAACGGGCTTTCGGCATTCAGGACGGCAAACCCGACGGAAGGAATTTGCTCAAGGATTTCACCTTTGGCTTCAGCGATATTGCTCAAAGTTCCCAAAAGTTCCAGGTGGGTTTCATTGATGTTGGTAATTACAGCTCCCATTGGCCTCGCGATTTCACAGAGGGTGTGAATTTGTCCCGGCCCACGCATGGCCATCTCCACCACCGCCGCCTCATAGCTTTCATCCAGTTCCAAAAGCGTTAGTGGAAGTCCGATTTCATTGTTAAAGTTGCCTTCGTTTTTCAGAGTGCGCAGGCGTGCGCCTAAAACCGAGGCAATCATGTCCTTGGTTGTAGTCTTGCCGGTGCTCCCGGTAACCCCCACCAGAGACGCTCCGGACCGCTGCCTGTTATAGGCGGCCAGGGACTGCAGAGCAGATAGAGTATTCTCCACCATAACCACCGGCACACCGGGGGGCAAATCCTCCAGGCGACTTACCACCAATCCTCCGGCCCCGGCTGCGACGGCCTGAGACAGGAAGCTGTGAGCATCGTACCGCTCCCCAACCAGCGCGAAAAACAGGGCGTTTGCTCTCATCTTACGGGTATCGGTGGCTACCGAAGTAAAAACAGCCGCAGGGTCTCCCTGCATCACCCTGCCCCTTAGGACTGACGCTATTTCTCTAATGGAAGTTGAGATCAAAACAGGTTACCTCCCGGCTTTAAGCCTGCAGCGCTCCCAAGGCGGCCGCCGCCTCACTGCGGTCATCAAAAGGATACTTTTGCGTACCTATGATTTGGTAGTCCTCGTGGCCTTTACCGGCTATAACCACCACATCACCCTTTTGGGCCATTCTGACAGCCAGTTGGATGGCGCGGCGCCGGTCCGGTTCAACTGTATAGCTGTTATTCTCCGCCACGGGCTCCAGTCCTTTTTCGATATCCCTGATAATGTCCAGCGGCGCCTCCGTACGCGGGTTATCTGAAGTAACCAGCATGTAATCACTATAACCGGCCGCTATCCGGCCCATCAGAGGGCGCTTGGTACGGTCGCGGTCACCGCCGCAGCCGAAGACTGTAATCAGCTTGCCTGTCGTGATTTCGCGCGCGGTCTTTAAGACATTCTCCAGGCCGTCCGGTGTGTGGGCATAGTCTACAATAACTGCAAAATCCTGACCCGCGTCAACCAGTTCAAAACGGCCGGGGACACCCGGCATACCTTCCAGGGCTTTCTTGATAACCTCCACAGGTATACCCATTGCCGCACAGGCGGTAAAAGCAGCCAGGGTGTTGTACACGTTAAAAAGTCCTGTTATTCGCAAATCCAGGGGACAGCGGCCCCATTTTCCGGTAACGGTAAAACTGACCCCTCTGGCGCTGACATCGATATCCTCCGCCCGCACATCTGCGGAAGTTTTAATCCCATAGGTATACACCTCAACACCAGCTGCGGCCTCGATGATGGAACCGGCGTAAGCGTCGTCGGCGTTGACCACCGCGCATTTACCTCTCTTGGCTCCGGGTTCCGCCAGTTTGCGAAACAAGGCTTGTTTCGCTTCCAGATAACTTTGCATATCAGGGTGAAAGTCAAGGTGGTCCTGGGTCAGGTTGGTAAAGACGGCCGTATCAAATTCACAGCCATCCACACGGTGCAGGGCCAGAGCGTGGGATGATACTTCCATCACACAGTCACTCACCTGTTCTGTCGCCATCTCGTGCAGGAGTTCCTGCAGGTCCGTGGATTCCGGAGTGGTATGACTAACCACCAGTTTTCTGGCGCCGATACGGTTGTGAATTGTACCGACCAGACCGGTTTTACGGCCTGCCTCGTCAAGCACGGAGGCAATCAGGTTGGTCGTGGTGGTTTTGCCGTTCGTCCCCGTTACACCAACCATTCTCATATTGGTGGAGGGGTTGCCGTAAAAGCTGGCTGACATTAACGCCAGCGCCTGTCTGCTGTCTGCGACAAGCGCCCAAGCTACGTTTGGCGGTACGGTAACAGCTTTCTGCGCCACCACAGCGACCGCTCCCTTTTCCACCGCCTGGGGTATATATTCGGCGCCGTCATGCTTAAAGCCCTGCACCGCGACAAACAGAAAACCAGGCTCAACCTTACGGGAATCATAGGTTATACCGGTAAGCACTGTATTCTGGGGACCATCCGCGGCATGGACCTCGACCGATTTAAGCAATTCCTGAAAAAGCACGTTGTCGCCTCCTAACTTTTAAGCTTAGAGCTATCAGTTACATATGATATACTATTATTTCCATCTTCAGTTAAATTATTCCAACTACGATATCCACTGTTATAGTTGAAGAGGATGGCCCGTTTCCTGATCGAAACCCGGCCAACCTCTTGGTATCATAAAACCGTCTATTAGATATTGTTTAATCGTGTAATTCCTGGGGTTGAAAATCCACCGTAATAGTTGTCCCTTTGGGCACCCTGGCGCCAGGCGCCTCTTTTTGCCCCACAGCAATACCACTGCCGGCCGGATTCAGGTGCAGGCCCAGTTTTTCCAGGATACCGCCGGCCTCTTTGATGGTCAAACCTTTCAGGTCAGGTACGGTAACCTGGTCTGCCGGAACAGCCTCGGGCGGGTTCAGGTTGAGAATTACTGTGGTTCCGCTGAGCACCTCGGCGCCTCCGTTTGGCACCTGTTTGTAAACAATATTCCCTTCACCCTGCACTTGTACGGCCAAACCGCTGTTATTCAACACCTTTTTGGCGTCTTCCAGCGGGTAATTAACTACGCTGGGCACAGTAGTTTTCAGTTTGGGCTCTTCAAAAATAAAGGGAGAATTCGGCTTCTCCAGAGCCGGCCTTTCAGGTACCTTCATGTAGCGCAGGGTGTCTGAAGCGATGGCTTTGAAAACAGGAGCGGCTACCTGACTCCCGTAATAGTTACCCCCTTGGGGCTCGGCGACCATCACCAGGCAGGCCAGTTGAGGGTCGTCGGCGGGGGCAAAACCCATAAAAGAAGCAACATATTTACCGTCGGCATAGCCGCCTCTCTCAACAACTTGAGCCGTACCGGTTTTTCCCGCAGCCCCGTACCCATCCACGAAAGCGTTCCGGCCGGATCCTTTAAGGACTACATTTTTCAGAAGGCCCATCAAGGTCTGGGCGGTATTGTTCGAGATCACCTGCCGGACAGGCTCAGGCTTAAATTCCTTGACAACTTTGCCATTCACATCGGTAACTGCTTTAACCAGGGTCGGTTTCAGCAGAAGGCCACCGTTGGCAACAGCCGACGCGGCGGTTATCAGCTGAATGGGTGTCACGGCAATGGACTGGCCAATGGACATGGTGGCTATGTTTAGGTCGGTAGCTTCATTCTCAGGGATCTGGATGCCAACTGCCTCGCCGGGCAGGCAGATCGAAGTCTTGTCGCCAAGTCCAAAGGCGTTAATATACTTATAAAATTTTTCCTTGCCCAGGTTTAAGCCTACTGTTACGAACCCCGGGTTGCATGAATTTTGCACTACCTCTTCAAAAGTCTGGGAACCGTGCCCCCCATCATACCAACAATGGATCACGCGGTCCGCCACCTTGATATAGCCGGGATCAAAGAAGGTGTCGGATGTCCTTACCGCCCCCTCTTCCAGTGCGGCTGCAGCGGTTATAATTTTGAAAGTGGAACCCGGTTCATAATTATAATAAATGCTGGGGTTGTGATCCCAGACATCCTGGGGATAATTCCGCCAGTCTCCGGGATTAAAAGTCGGCCGGTTGCCCATAGCCAATATTTCGCCTGTTTTCGGGTCCATTACAATGATCACCGCCAGCTTCGGGTGATGCTGTTCAACGATCTTGTCCAGTTCTCTTTCGACAAAAAACTGAATAGTTTGGTCAATCGTTAGTACCAGATTATTGCCCGGCACAGGTGGGATGAACTGGTGAAGCGCCTGGGGAATGTTATTGCCCACGGCATCTTTTTCAATAACAATACGTCCCGGCGTACCTTTTAACTCATTGTCGTAGACGCTTTCCAGCCCGGTCAGACCTTGGTTGTCATCACCGGCAAAACCCAGGACATGGGCAGCCAGGTTCTCCTGGCGGTAAAAGCGCTGATTCTCTTCCACCAGTTCAACACCGCTAAGATCTAAGGCTTTTAAGTTTTGGGACGACTGGTAATCAATTCGCCTTTTGAGCCAGACAAAGCCCACATTTTGAGTGAGCTTCTTGTAGACATCCTCCTTATCCATACCAAGGGCCAAGGCAATATTGTCGGCCGCAGCCCGTTTGTCCTCAATTTGGGGGGGGAAGGCGTAAGCGGAATCAACACTGACACTGGTTACCAGTTCCTGACCGTTGCGATCAAATATGGTCCCCCGCTTGGCTTCCACCGGAACATCCCGCATACGAACCTCAAGAGCTTCCTGCCTGAGCCGGTCTCCTTCAACAAGCTGGAGCCAACCCAGTCGAACGATTAAAATAAGAAACATTCCTCCCGCTATCAGAAAGAGTCCGGTTATTCTTTTCCGGATTAAGAGATTCGTTGTTTGCATATGTTACCCCCTTGGAGCCTGCCCCGATGTTACGACCCGGCCAGGTCTTGTTTTCCAACCGGTTAACAAGCTCGTTGAATGCTCTGACCAGAAGGCTCCCGCTATCACCGGTAAGGGGGCTGCCGGCGGCTTTCGCACCGGCATCGGGCAGCGGCTGCGTCTTATCGGCAACAGCCAGCATAAGGACATTGCTGCTGTCCGGCTTGACCATTCCTAGTTTATTGACTGCCAGCGTCTCGACCCGATCCAGCGAAGCCAGTTGTTGGACTCTCTCATCCAGGTCATGGTTTTCCACCCTTAAGACGGCCAGCTCTTGTTGCAAACTACTGATCTGATACCCAAGCTTGAATACTCTGGCTTGAAAATATGTGATCATGATACCAAGGGCAAAACCCAATAAAACCATCCCAATCAGCAAAATCTTGGGTCCCCTTGACGAGCGCTTGAGCCTGCGATTTTTTTTCGGTCTGGGCCGGTCCGCTGACAACCCGTAGAAGCCTGTCTTATCCTGAGCTACGATCAATATTATTCAACCTCCGGAGTGAATAGAACTTCAGCCAAGGTAGATTGTTCCATGATCGTCTTATAGTGGTTAATCTTTTAAACTTTTTCACCTATTCTAAGTTTGGCGCTTCTAGCCCTGGGGTTAACCGCCAATTCCTCTTCTGATGGGAGAACCGGCTTGGTGGTAACAATCTGCAGCGCCTTTTTACGCCCACAAACACACACCGGAAAATCCCGCGGGCAGATGCAGGGCGAGGCCAGTTCCCGAAACAGGTCCTTAATAATCCGGTCCTCCAAAGAGTGAAAGGTGATTACACAGACCCGTCCACCGGGTTTCAAGACATGCACGGCTGATTTGACAGCAGCCTTTAAAATCTCCAGCTCACCGTTTACAGCTATGCGCAAGGCCTGAAAAGTACGTTTGGCCGGGTGAGGACCTTCCCGCCTAGCCCCGGCGGGTACCGCTTTTTTTATAACTTCAACCAGTGCTCCGGTTGTTTCAATGGGGCGCCGCTTTCTCTCCTCACCTATAAATTCCGCAATCCTGGAGGCCCAGCGCTCTTCCCCGTATTTTCTGATTGTTTCAGTCAGTTCCTCCACTGTCATATTGTTAACCAGCATCCCGGCCGTGATTTCACGCTCCGGATCCATTCTCATATCCAACGGGGCATCATGCTGGTAGCTGAATCCCCTGGCCGGGTTGTCAAGCTGGTAAGAGGATGTTCCAAGATCAAATAAAACTCCGTCTACGGTCAGAATGCCAAGGTCGTCCAACACCTCAACCAGCCGGCTGAAGTTGGATCTGACCAGAATCACCCTTGGCTTATAGGAAATCAGCCTTTTCCCCGCAGCGAGAATCGCCTCCGGGTCCTGATCTAAAGCCACCAGGCGGCCGTCCGGCCCGCTTCCTTTAAGAATCAGTTCACTGTGCCCGCCCCCACCCAGGGTGCAATCCACATAAACACCGCCCGGCTTTAGTTTAAGCCCCTGGACAACTTCAGCGGCTAAAACCGGCAGGTGACTGAAATCCATAAATCCTCCTTTTAGACCATTACTTACCAATAAAAAACCCTAGTTTTAAATATAAACCAACCTGGTTAAATATCAAGGTTCAAATCCACAATTTTTTCAGCAATTTCCTCATAAGAAGAAGCCGCCTGTCGACTGTAATTTTCCCACTGATTGCCGGCCCAGATTTCCACGCGTGATGAAACCCCGATTACCACCACGTCCTTTTCCAGGCGGGCGTAATCACGTAAATTTCCCGGGATTAATATTCTTCCCTGTTTATCAACTTCACATTCGGCGGCCCCTGAGAAAAAAAACCGAACAAAGGCCCGGGCATCACCCTTTGTAAAGGGCAAGCACTTCAGTTTTTGCTCAAGCGCATCCCATTCAGACTGCGGGTAAGCAAAAAGACATCCGTCGAGACCTTTTGTCAACACAAAATGGTCCCCCAGGCCTTGTCGGAAGCGGGCTGGGATAAAGAGTCTTCCTTTGCTATCTATTGCATGCTGGTATTCACCCATGAACATGGCAGGCAGCTCCAGTACGCTTCAACTTACACCACTAATCACCACTTTAACCCACTTATTCTATATATGAAGATGATATCCTTCATCCAAAATGCATTTTTATTATTTTTTTTATCCAACAACAAAAAAAGGCCGCAACTGGGCGACCCTAATTTTTGAAGCTGATTATATTCTGATCAAATTCCTCTTCCGACGATTAAATGAAGTAATCTCCCTGTATCCGGCTGCTCTTACCAACTTCAGGGCCTCATCCAGACCCGCGCCAACCTGATCGGGGGCATGGGCGTCCGACCCCAAAGTTACGGGAATGCCATGCCGGTAAAATATCGCAAGCAGGGAAGGGGCCGGATATATTTCCCGGGCCGGATACCTGAGCCCGGCCGAATTCACCTCCACGCAAACCCCGGCCTTCTTAAAAGCCCGCGCCGTTTCTTCATATAGAGGTGACAGGTCACGCTCCAGACGAAAACCGAATTTTTTGATCAGGTCAGGGTGGGCCATAATATCAAAAAGCCCGCTCAGGGCTGCCCGCTGAACAAGTTTAAAATACTGCTCGTAGACTGCTCCCAATTCCCTTTTGCCGTACTCCCCTATTTCAGCAGGGTTGTCAAACCCCCACCCGTCAATAAAGTGCACCGAGCCGATAACATAATCAAAAGGGTAGGCGGCAAGTTCGAAAGCCAGCTTTTTCTCGAATCCGGGGACATAATCCACCTCAATTCCAAGCTTTACTTTAATAGGAGATACTCCGGCGCCCTGTTTTACCAGTTCCACATAAAGCGGGAGTTGATTTTCGGACATGGCATAATCAGGTATGATTTCCCCCGGCGCCAGGAAATAAAGAGGAAAGTGATCGGAAAA encodes:
- a CDS encoding UDP-N-acetylmuramoyl-L-alanyl-D-glutamate--2,6-diaminopimelate ligase, whose translation is MLFQELLKSVEVHAADGPQNTVLTGITYDSRKVEPGFLFVAVQGFKHDGAEYIPQAVEKGAVAVVAQKAVTVPPNVAWALVADSRQALALMSASFYGNPSTNMRMVGVTGTNGKTTTTNLIASVLDEAGRKTGLVGTIHNRIGARKLVVSHTTPESTDLQELLHEMATEQVSDCVMEVSSHALALHRVDGCEFDTAVFTNLTQDHLDFHPDMQSYLEAKQALFRKLAEPGAKRGKCAVVNADDAYAGSIIEAAAGVEVYTYGIKTSADVRAEDIDVSARGVSFTVTGKWGRCPLDLRITGLFNVYNTLAAFTACAAMGIPVEVIKKALEGMPGVPGRFELVDAGQDFAVIVDYAHTPDGLENVLKTAREITTGKLITVFGCGGDRDRTKRPLMGRIAAGYSDYMLVTSDNPRTEAPLDIIRDIEKGLEPVAENNSYTVEPDRRRAIQLAVRMAQKGDVVVIAGKGHEDYQIIGTQKYPFDDRSEAAAALGALQA
- a CDS encoding stage V sporulation protein D, which codes for MQTTNLLIRKRITGLFLIAGGMFLILIVRLGWLQLVEGDRLRQEALEVRMRDVPVEAKRGTIFDRNGQELVTSVSVDSAYAFPPQIEDKRAAADNIALALGMDKEDVYKKLTQNVGFVWLKRRIDYQSSQNLKALDLSGVELVEENQRFYRQENLAAHVLGFAGDDNQGLTGLESVYDNELKGTPGRIVIEKDAVGNNIPQALHQFIPPVPGNNLVLTIDQTIQFFVERELDKIVEQHHPKLAVIIVMDPKTGEILAMGNRPTFNPGDWRNYPQDVWDHNPSIYYNYEPGSTFKIITAAAALEEGAVRTSDTFFDPGYIKVADRVIHCWYDGGHGSQTFEEVVQNSCNPGFVTVGLNLGKEKFYKYINAFGLGDKTSICLPGEAVGIQIPENEATDLNIATMSIGQSIAVTPIQLITAASAVANGGLLLKPTLVKAVTDVNGKVVKEFKPEPVRQVISNNTAQTLMGLLKNVVLKGSGRNAFVDGYGAAGKTGTAQVVERGGYADGKYVASFMGFAPADDPQLACLVMVAEPQGGNYYGSQVAAPVFKAIASDTLRYMKVPERPALEKPNSPFIFEEPKLKTTVPSVVNYPLEDAKKVLNNSGLAVQVQGEGNIVYKQVPNGGAEVLSGTTVILNLNPPEAVPADQVTVPDLKGLTIKEAGGILEKLGLHLNPAGSGIAVGQKEAPGARVPKGTTITVDFQPQELHD
- the ftsL2 gene encoding cell division protein FtsL; this encodes MIVAQDKTGFYGLSADRPRPKKNRRLKRSSRGPKILLIGMVLLGFALGIMITYFQARVFKLGYQISSLQQELAVLRVENHDLDERVQQLASLDRVETLAVNKLGMVKPDSSNVLMLAVADKTQPLPDAGAKAAGSPLTGDSGSLLVRAFNELVNRLENKTWPGRNIGAGSKGVTYANNESLNPEKNNRTLSDSGRNVSYFNRSTGLAPAC
- the rsmH gene encoding 16S rRNA (cytosine(1402)-N(4))-methyltransferase RsmH yields the protein MDFSHLPVLAAEVVQGLKLKPGGVYVDCTLGGGGHSELILKGSGPDGRLVALDQDPEAILAAGKRLISYKPRVILVRSNFSRLVEVLDDLGILTVDGVLFDLGTSSYQLDNPARGFSYQHDAPLDMRMDPEREITAGMLVNNMTVEELTETIRKYGEERWASRIAEFIGEERKRRPIETTGALVEVIKKAVPAGARREGPHPAKRTFQALRIAVNGELEILKAAVKSAVHVLKPGGRVCVITFHSLEDRIIKDLFRELASPCICPRDFPVCVCGRKKALQIVTTKPVLPSEEELAVNPRARSAKLRIGEKV
- the mraZ gene encoding division/cell wall cluster transcriptional repressor MraZ, whose translation is MFMGEYQHAIDSKGRLFIPARFRQGLGDHFVLTKGLDGCLFAYPQSEWDALEQKLKCLPFTKGDARAFVRFFFSGAAECEVDKQGRILIPGNLRDYARLEKDVVVIGVSSRVEIWAGNQWENYSRQAASSYEEIAEKIVDLNLDI
- a CDS encoding histidinol-phosphatase HisJ family protein; this translates as MIPVDYHLHTNLCGHASGGIEDYLNQAVRKGIKEVGFSDHFPLYFLAPGEIIPDYAMSENQLPLYVELVKQGAGVSPIKVKLGIEVDYVPGFEKKLAFELAAYPFDYVIGSVHFIDGWGFDNPAEIGEYGKRELGAVYEQYFKLVQRAALSGLFDIMAHPDLIKKFGFRLERDLSPLYEETARAFKKAGVCVEVNSAGLRYPAREIYPAPSLLAIFYRHGIPVTLGSDAHAPDQVGAGLDEALKLVRAAGYREITSFNRRKRNLIRI